The DNA sequence CTGCCCGAGCCCGGCGCCGCCACGCCAGCCACGCCCCCGGCCGCCCCCGAAACCCAGCCCGCGTTGGGCCCCACCGGCACCACTCACTTACAGCTGATGCTGGACGGCCAGCACGCGGCCCTGCTGCCGGCTTACCTGGAGGAGCTGGCCCGGCACGGGCGGCGGGTGCCGCCCCCGCTGCTGGTGCCTCTGCTCGACTACGCCCGCCCCCGCCCGGAGCTGCACCGGCTTACCGGCCCGGTGCTCGGCAGCCGGGGCGCGTGGCTGGCCGCCCAGAACCCGGACTGGCAGGTGCTGCTGGCCGCCGCCCCGGCTCCGCCCGACGCGGCCGTCTGGGAAACCGGCGCCCTGCGCCAGCGCATCATCTACCTGGAAACCCTGCGCCAGCGGGAGCCGGCCCGCGCCCGGGAGCTGCTGGCGGCTAGCCTGCCCCAGGAGCCGGCCAAAGACCAGGCGCAGCTGCTCGCAACGCTGGCAATAAACCTGGAAGCCGCCGACGCGCCCTTGTTGGAGCAGTATCTGGCCTCGAAAAGCAAGGAAGTGCGCCAGACCGTGCTGCTCCTGCTGGCGCGGCTGCCGGGCAGCGCCGTGGTTGAGCGGCTGTGGCAGCGCGCCGCCGCTCTGCTCACCCTGAAAAGCAACCTGCTGGGCAAGAAGCTATTGGTAACGCTGCCGGCCGACTGGGACAAAACCTGGCTAACCGACGGCATCGAGCAGAAAGACAGCCGCTTCCCGGGCGAAAAAGCCGGTCTGCTGGGTCAGCTGCTGGCCGTGCTGCCCCCCGCCCGCTGGACGGCGCACTGGCAAGTTTCGCCCGCCAAGCTGCTGGACCTGGCCGCCGGCACCGAGTGGGGCCCGCTGCTGCTCAGCGCCTGGCACGACGCCCTGCGGCTGCACCGCGCCCCCGATTGGGCCCAGGCCTATCTGCGCCACCAACTCGAAAACGACAAAACCACCCCGCTGGATGGCACCGAAGCCGCGGCGTTGCTGGGTCCGGCCGCGGCCCAGCAGCTCCTGCTCGACCACCTGCCCCGCCGCCCCAGCCTGAGCCAGTCGGCCGCCCCGTGGGAGCACCTGCTGCTTTCCGTGCCCGGTCCCTGGCCGGCGGCCCTCACGACCAAGGCGCTGCAAACCATTGAGAATACCATCGTGGCGAGCGGCACGACGCAGTACTACGCTCAGCACTACCGCCTCATTCAACTGCTCCAGCACATGCAGACTGCAGTGCCGCCCGCGCAGTATGCCTTGTGCGAAGCCACCCTGACCAGACTGCGCGACGTCGGCCCGACCCTGGCCGGCTACTTCGACCAGCTGCTTACCGCGCTGCACTTCCGCCAGCAGCTTACCTTGTCACTTACCGAACCCGCTACTCTTTCCGCCTAGCTTATGTCAACTCCCGTTTCTGAAATCCTGCGCCCGCACGCCGAGGTGGCGTATGCCGAAGAGCTGGCCGCCCTGAAAGCCGCCGACGACCGGCCCAAGCCCCCCAACTGGCAACTCTCGCCCTGGGCGGTGGTTACCTACCTGCTGGGCGGCAAGCTCGACAACGGCTTCGTGATTGAGCCCAAGTACATCGGGCAGCGGCGGCTGATGGAAATTGCCGTGGCCACCCTGGCCACCGACCGCGCCCTGCTGCTGCTGGGCGTGCCGGGCACGGCCAAAAGCTGGGTTTCGGAACACCTGACGGCGGCCATCAGCGGGCACTCCAACCTGCTGGTGCAGGGCACGGCCGGCACCTCCGAGGATGCCATCCGCTACTCCTGGAACTACGCCCGCCTGATTGCCGAAGGTCCGTCGCTGGGCGCGCTGGTGCCCTCTCCCCTGTTCAAGGGCATGCAGGAAGGCGCGCTGGTGCGCCTGGAAGAGCTGACCCGCATTCCGGCCGACGTGCAGGACACGCTCATCACGATGCTCTCGGAAAAGGTGCTGCCGATTCCGGAGCTGGCGACTGAGGTGCAGGCCACGCGCGGCTTCAACGTCATTGCCACCGCC is a window from the Hymenobacter aquaticus genome containing:
- a CDS encoding DUF5691 domain-containing protein; translation: MTTPDPQLLWTQLLRTAMLGTRHSSEPIPNLLGPATATEDTPDQREKQVLLTAGTLALVRKAGYRLPEPGAATPATPPAAPETQPALGPTGTTHLQLMLDGQHAALLPAYLEELARHGRRVPPPLLVPLLDYARPRPELHRLTGPVLGSRGAWLAAQNPDWQVLLAAAPAPPDAAVWETGALRQRIIYLETLRQREPARARELLAASLPQEPAKDQAQLLATLAINLEAADAPLLEQYLASKSKEVRQTVLLLLARLPGSAVVERLWQRAAALLTLKSNLLGKKLLVTLPADWDKTWLTDGIEQKDSRFPGEKAGLLGQLLAVLPPARWTAHWQVSPAKLLDLAAGTEWGPLLLSAWHDALRLHRAPDWAQAYLRHQLENDKTTPLDGTEAAALLGPAAAQQLLLDHLPRRPSLSQSAAPWEHLLLSVPGPWPAALTTKALQTIENTIVASGTTQYYAQHYRLIQLLQHMQTAVPPAQYALCEATLTRLRDVGPTLAGYFDQLLTALHFRQQLTLSLTEPATLSA
- a CDS encoding ATP-binding protein — protein: MSTPVSEILRPHAEVAYAEELAALKAADDRPKPPNWQLSPWAVVTYLLGGKLDNGFVIEPKYIGQRRLMEIAVATLATDRALLLLGVPGTAKSWVSEHLTAAISGHSNLLVQGTAGTSEDAIRYSWNYARLIAEGPSLGALVPSPLFKGMQEGALVRLEELTRIPADVQDTLITMLSEKVLPIPELATEVQATRGFNVIATANDRDKGVNELSSALRRRFNTVVLPLPNDLTEEVRIVQTRVAKQGKALQLPVEAPALEQINRLVTIFRELRGGVTENGKTKLKSPSGTLSTGEAISVMNSGLALAAYFGDGTLRAHDLAAGLTGAVLKDPVQDRIVWLEYLETVVKERDGWKDLYRACREVVE